In Asanoa sp. WMMD1127, one genomic interval encodes:
- a CDS encoding SigE family RNA polymerase sigma factor, producing the protein MADKLDFAEFYAAWFRPLTHQLFAHTGDLAEAQDVVQEAFCRAWPRWSTLDDPGAWVRRVAWNLATSRWRRARRLLHLTRAVREEHAPGPGPDAVALRAALATLPERQRQAVVLYYLADVSITEIAELTGAAEGTVKSWLHRGRATLALRLADDDVTTGSGVRSA; encoded by the coding sequence GTGGCCGACAAGCTCGACTTCGCGGAGTTCTACGCCGCGTGGTTCCGTCCGCTGACGCATCAGCTGTTCGCCCACACGGGCGATCTGGCCGAGGCGCAGGACGTGGTGCAGGAAGCCTTCTGCCGGGCCTGGCCCCGCTGGTCCACACTGGACGACCCTGGCGCCTGGGTGCGGCGGGTGGCGTGGAACCTCGCCACCAGCCGCTGGCGGCGGGCCCGCCGGCTGCTCCACCTGACCCGCGCGGTGCGCGAGGAGCACGCTCCGGGGCCCGGCCCGGACGCGGTGGCGCTGCGGGCGGCGCTGGCCACGCTGCCGGAACGCCAGCGCCAGGCGGTGGTGCTCTACTACCTGGCCGACGTGTCGATCACCGAGATCGCCGAGCTGACCGGCGCCGCCGAGGGCACCGTCAAGTCCTGGCTGCACCGCGGCCGGGCGACGCTGGCGTTGCGGCTGGCCGACGACGACGTCACGACCGGATCGGGGGTGCGCAGTGCTTGA
- a CDS encoding glutamate-5-semialdehyde dehydrogenase, translating into MSVREQAERARVAAVALAATPRAVKDRALLGMADALVARAPEVLEANAADLAAGRAAGLSDAILDRLALTAPRVSAIAGALREMAALPDPVGEVVRGSTLPNGLELRQIRVPFGVVGMIYEGRPNVTVDAAGICLKSGNAALLRGSSSAANSNAALVEILREALEVAGLPADAVQLLDSSSRDSVKELMRARGLVDVLIPRGGASLIRAVVEESTVPVIETGVGNCHVYVDAAADLDKAVAIALNSKTQRLSTCNTAESLLVHADVADAFLPRVLATFAEAGVTVHGSPEVAAHSAAVVAATDEDFATEYLSADISAAVVPSLSAAVDHIRRYGTQHTEAIVTESLAAAREFVAAVDAAAVMVNASTRFTDGGEFGFGAEIGISTQKLHARGPMGLPELTSTKYVVTGDGQLRG; encoded by the coding sequence ATGAGCGTGCGGGAGCAGGCCGAGCGGGCGCGGGTGGCGGCAGTGGCGCTCGCGGCGACGCCGCGGGCGGTGAAGGACCGTGCGCTGCTCGGCATGGCCGACGCGCTGGTCGCCCGCGCGCCGGAGGTGCTCGAGGCCAACGCCGCCGACCTCGCCGCCGGGCGCGCGGCGGGCCTATCCGACGCGATCCTCGACCGGCTGGCGCTGACCGCGCCCCGGGTCAGCGCGATTGCCGGCGCCCTGCGCGAGATGGCCGCGCTGCCCGACCCGGTCGGCGAGGTGGTACGCGGCTCCACGCTGCCCAACGGCCTCGAGCTGCGGCAGATCCGCGTCCCGTTCGGCGTGGTCGGCATGATCTACGAGGGCCGGCCCAACGTCACCGTCGACGCCGCCGGCATCTGCCTCAAGTCGGGCAACGCGGCGCTGCTGCGCGGCTCGTCCTCGGCCGCCAACTCCAACGCGGCCCTGGTCGAGATCCTCCGCGAGGCGCTCGAGGTGGCCGGGCTGCCGGCCGACGCGGTGCAGCTGCTCGACTCGTCGTCCCGCGACTCGGTCAAGGAGCTGATGCGCGCCCGCGGGCTGGTCGACGTGCTGATCCCGCGCGGCGGCGCGTCGCTGATCCGCGCCGTGGTGGAGGAGTCGACCGTGCCGGTGATCGAGACGGGCGTCGGCAACTGCCACGTCTACGTCGACGCCGCCGCCGACCTCGACAAGGCCGTGGCCATCGCGCTCAACTCCAAGACCCAGCGGCTGTCCACCTGCAACACCGCCGAGTCGCTGCTGGTGCACGCCGACGTCGCCGACGCGTTCCTGCCCCGGGTGCTGGCCACGTTCGCGGAGGCCGGCGTGACCGTGCACGGGTCGCCTGAGGTGGCCGCGCACTCCGCCGCCGTGGTCGCGGCGACCGACGAGGACTTCGCCACCGAATACCTCTCGGCCGACATCTCCGCCGCCGTGGTGCCGTCGCTGTCGGCCGCGGTCGACCACATCCGCCGCTACGGCACGCAGCACACCGAGGCGATCGTCACCGAGTCGCTGGCCGCCGCCCGCGAGTTCGTCGCGGCGGTCGACGCGGCCGCGGTGATGGTCAACGCATCGACCCGGTTCACCGACGGCGGCGAGTTCGGCTTCGGCGCCGAGATCGGCATCTCGACGCAGAAGCTGCACGCCCGCGGCCCGATGGGCCTACCGGAGCTGACCTCGACGAAGTACGTCGTGACCGGCGACGGCCAGCTCAGGGGTTGA
- a CDS encoding gamma-glutamyltransferase yields MPVKAGVAAGHPATTEVGLRILASGGSAADAAVAAVLACSASESVLTGIGGGGFATFYDAATRTVTCLDFFCSIPGLDGDVAPQPMLPIEVTFGGVPMPYSIGGPSVGIPGVPAGCGEVHRRWGKLPWHEVVEPAVLLARAGVALPEAQARTLVSVAPALTPSDGGEIYAPGGRLLRGGETLHHPGLDKALDGLAQDGPAIFYTGRYGDLLVKAVRAAGGAIGPADLAAYEVLELPVAQARLAGHNVYARTDLNGTIATISALPEPIQSLTRPKRAVAVADALREYGRPKIGDTTNVSVVDEEGNACVITTTLGIGAGVWLPGLGINLNSMLGEGELITEDMAPGQRMQSMMCPLVVVGDDGDLVLAAGSAGASRIRTALVDTLLGVLVDGLDTETAVARPRFHVVDNAVHAELGYPEDELAALADAGYTIVQWDELNHFFGGVSAVGVAGAGGDPRRGGTGQLL; encoded by the coding sequence ATGCCGGTGAAAGCCGGTGTGGCAGCCGGGCATCCGGCAACCACCGAGGTGGGACTGCGGATCCTGGCCTCGGGTGGCTCGGCCGCCGACGCGGCGGTCGCCGCCGTGCTGGCCTGCTCCGCGTCCGAGAGCGTGCTGACCGGGATCGGCGGCGGCGGGTTCGCGACGTTCTACGACGCCGCCACCCGCACGGTGACCTGCCTCGACTTCTTCTGCTCGATCCCGGGCCTCGACGGTGACGTGGCGCCGCAGCCGATGCTGCCGATCGAGGTCACCTTCGGTGGCGTGCCGATGCCGTACTCGATCGGTGGGCCGAGCGTCGGCATCCCCGGCGTGCCGGCCGGCTGCGGCGAGGTGCACCGGCGGTGGGGCAAGCTGCCCTGGCACGAGGTCGTCGAGCCGGCCGTGCTGCTGGCCCGGGCCGGCGTCGCCCTGCCCGAGGCCCAGGCCCGCACGCTGGTCAGCGTCGCGCCGGCGCTGACGCCGAGCGACGGCGGCGAGATCTACGCGCCGGGCGGCCGGCTGCTGCGCGGCGGCGAGACGTTGCACCACCCGGGGCTCGACAAGGCCCTCGACGGGCTGGCCCAGGACGGTCCGGCGATCTTCTACACCGGGCGCTACGGCGACCTGCTGGTCAAGGCCGTACGGGCGGCCGGCGGCGCGATCGGCCCGGCCGACCTGGCCGCCTACGAGGTGCTCGAGCTGCCGGTGGCGCAGGCGCGGCTGGCCGGGCACAACGTCTACGCCCGCACCGACCTCAACGGCACCATCGCGACGATCAGCGCGCTGCCCGAGCCGATCCAGTCGCTGACCCGCCCCAAGCGGGCGGTGGCGGTGGCCGACGCGCTGCGCGAGTACGGCCGGCCCAAGATCGGCGACACCACCAACGTCTCGGTGGTCGACGAGGAGGGCAACGCCTGCGTGATCACCACGACGCTCGGCATCGGCGCCGGCGTCTGGCTGCCGGGGCTGGGCATCAACCTCAACTCGATGCTGGGCGAAGGTGAGCTGATCACCGAGGACATGGCGCCCGGCCAGCGGATGCAGTCGATGATGTGCCCGCTGGTGGTGGTCGGCGACGACGGCGACCTGGTCCTGGCCGCGGGCTCGGCCGGTGCGTCCCGGATCCGCACCGCGCTGGTCGACACGCTGCTCGGCGTGCTGGTCGACGGCCTCGACACCGAGACCGCCGTGGCCCGGCCGCGGTTCCACGTCGTCGACAACGCGGTGCACGCGGAGCTCGGCTATCCCGAGGACGAGCTGGCCGCCCTGGCCGACGCGGGCTACACGATCGTGCAGTGGGACGAGCTGAACCACTTCTTCGGCGGCGTCAGCGCCGTCGGCGTGGCCGGCGCGGGCGGCGACCCCCGCCGCGGCGGCACGGGCCAACTTCTGTGA
- a CDS encoding ester cyclase, with translation MSDHESAVRRLIADVWNGANEATAYELIAPDCPGLGASGPVGVLAWHQERRASFPDLRYKIVDLVVSADRAAVHWRAAGTQLGQFGPVPPTGTVVSYSGATFLRFDADGLIADVWSVNELFQLLQQLGVEMLPPA, from the coding sequence GTGAGCGATCACGAGTCCGCCGTCCGGCGGCTGATCGCCGACGTCTGGAACGGCGCCAACGAGGCCACGGCGTACGAGCTGATCGCGCCGGACTGCCCGGGCCTCGGCGCCAGCGGCCCGGTCGGCGTGCTCGCCTGGCACCAGGAGCGCCGGGCGTCCTTTCCGGACCTCCGCTACAAGATCGTGGACCTCGTCGTCAGCGCCGACCGGGCGGCCGTGCACTGGCGGGCCGCCGGCACGCAGCTCGGCCAGTTCGGCCCGGTCCCCCCGACCGGCACGGTCGTCAGCTACTCCGGCGCGACCTTCCTGCGCTTCGACGCCGACGGCCTGATCGCCGACGTCTGGAGCGTCAACGAACTGTTCCAGCTGCTCCAGCAGCTAGGCGTCGAAATGTTGCCTCCTGCCTGA
- a CDS encoding glucose 1-dehydrogenase — translation MRALTVTPGTKDTLRLDQDFPEPDPREGGLLVEAVAVGVCGTDREIIAADYGEAPPGAERLVIGHESLGRVVEDPSGRLAKGDLVAGIVRHPDPVPCPNCAAGQWDMCRNGQYTEHGIKGLDGFARDRWRIEPEHAVRLDQSLGLLGVLLEPTSVVAKAWELIDRFIERDPWKPANVLITGAGPIGLLAALLGQQRGLDVHVLDLATDGPKPQLTHDLGATYHSKPVHELGFEPDLVLECTGAPPVVFGVMDAVGPCGIVCLTGVSTGGHQIPVDAGALNRALVLENNVVFGSVNANARHWQAGAEALAAADRDWLGRLITRRVPVENYTEAYAAQAGDIKVVVEFNP, via the coding sequence ATGCGGGCGCTGACCGTGACACCGGGCACGAAGGACACCCTCCGGCTCGACCAGGACTTCCCCGAGCCCGATCCGCGGGAGGGCGGGCTGCTGGTGGAGGCCGTCGCCGTCGGCGTGTGCGGCACCGACCGAGAGATCATCGCGGCCGACTACGGCGAGGCCCCGCCCGGCGCGGAGCGGCTGGTGATCGGCCACGAGTCGCTCGGCCGGGTGGTCGAGGACCCGTCCGGCCGGCTCGCCAAGGGTGACCTGGTCGCCGGCATCGTCCGGCACCCCGACCCGGTGCCCTGCCCGAACTGCGCGGCCGGGCAGTGGGACATGTGCCGCAACGGTCAGTACACCGAGCACGGCATCAAGGGCCTCGACGGCTTCGCCCGCGACCGGTGGCGGATCGAGCCCGAGCACGCGGTCAGGCTCGACCAGTCGCTCGGGCTGCTCGGCGTGCTGCTCGAACCGACGAGCGTGGTCGCCAAGGCCTGGGAGCTGATCGACCGCTTCATCGAGCGCGACCCGTGGAAGCCGGCGAACGTGCTGATCACCGGGGCCGGCCCGATCGGCCTGCTGGCGGCACTGCTCGGCCAGCAGCGGGGCCTCGACGTGCACGTGCTCGACCTGGCCACCGACGGCCCCAAGCCGCAGCTGACCCATGACCTCGGCGCGACGTACCACAGCAAGCCCGTGCACGAGCTCGGCTTCGAACCCGACCTGGTGCTGGAGTGCACCGGGGCGCCGCCGGTGGTGTTCGGCGTGATGGACGCGGTCGGACCCTGCGGCATCGTCTGCCTGACCGGCGTGTCCACCGGCGGGCACCAGATCCCGGTCGACGCGGGCGCGCTCAACCGGGCCCTGGTGCTGGAGAACAACGTGGTCTTCGGCTCGGTCAACGCCAACGCCCGGCACTGGCAGGCGGGCGCCGAGGCGCTGGCCGCCGCCGACCGCGACTGGCTCGGCCGGCTGATCACCCGCCGGGTGCCGGTCGAGAACTACACCGAGGCGTACGCGGCCCAGGCCGGCGACATCAAGGTCGTCGTGGAGTTCAACCCCTGA
- the proB gene encoding glutamate 5-kinase, with the protein MREAVTTARRIVVKIGSSSLTTADGGLDAARVDALADVLADAARAGREVVLVSSGAIAAGLAPLGIPRRPRDLATQQAAASVGQGLLIGRYAAAFARHDLTVGQVLLTADDVTRRAHYRNAYRTLRKLLDFGAVPIVNENDTVATDEIRFGDNDRLAALVAALVQADLLVLLSDVDALYTGDPRRPGTRKIDEVRGEDDLAGVTIGGAGRAGVGTGGMVTKVEAARIATGFGIPVVLTAAPHAAAALAGEPVGTLFHRVAQRPAARLFWLAHATAPRGRLHLDPGAVQAVVARRKSLLPAGITAVDGVFTAGDPVDLVDSAGEPVARGLVNYDAVELPALLGRSTGDLAAELGPGYEREVVHRDDLVLL; encoded by the coding sequence GTGCGCGAAGCAGTCACGACGGCACGCCGGATCGTCGTCAAGATCGGCTCGTCGTCGCTGACCACCGCCGACGGCGGCCTCGACGCGGCCCGGGTCGACGCCCTCGCCGACGTGCTGGCCGACGCCGCCCGCGCCGGCCGCGAGGTGGTGCTGGTCTCGTCCGGCGCGATCGCCGCCGGTCTCGCCCCACTCGGCATCCCGCGCCGCCCCCGCGACCTGGCCACCCAGCAGGCCGCCGCCTCCGTGGGGCAGGGCCTGCTGATCGGGCGCTACGCAGCCGCGTTCGCCCGCCACGACCTGACCGTCGGCCAGGTGCTGTTGACCGCCGACGACGTGACCCGGCGGGCGCACTACCGCAACGCCTACCGGACCCTCCGCAAGCTGCTCGACTTCGGCGCCGTGCCGATCGTCAACGAGAACGACACCGTGGCCACCGACGAGATCCGGTTCGGCGACAACGACCGGCTGGCCGCGCTCGTCGCCGCCCTGGTCCAGGCCGACCTGCTGGTGCTGCTCTCCGATGTGGACGCGCTCTACACCGGCGACCCGCGCAGGCCCGGCACCCGCAAGATCGACGAGGTACGCGGCGAGGACGACCTGGCCGGCGTCACGATCGGCGGCGCGGGCCGCGCCGGCGTCGGCACCGGCGGCATGGTCACCAAGGTCGAGGCGGCCCGGATCGCCACCGGCTTCGGCATCCCGGTCGTGCTGACCGCGGCGCCCCACGCGGCCGCGGCGCTGGCCGGCGAGCCGGTCGGCACCCTGTTCCACCGGGTCGCCCAGCGGCCCGCGGCCCGGCTGTTCTGGCTGGCCCACGCGACCGCGCCACGCGGCCGGCTGCACCTCGACCCGGGCGCCGTGCAGGCCGTCGTGGCCCGCCGTAAGTCGTTGCTGCCGGCCGGCATCACCGCCGTCGACGGGGTGTTCACCGCCGGCGACCCGGTCGACCTGGTCGACAGCGCGGGCGAGCCGGTCGCCCGCGGGCTGGTCAACTACGACGCGGTCGAGCTGCCGGCGCTGCTCGGCCGATCCACCGGTGACCTGGCCGCCGAGCTGGGCCCCGGCTACGAGCGTGAAGTCGTCCACCGCGACGACCTGGTGTTGCTGTAG
- a CDS encoding NADH-quinone oxidoreductase subunit C produces MTPEEIGARLTELVTGEASVSGGNDHARATVDVPAAGWAEAARVARDDAALACDFFDWLSAVDELDEGFAIVAHLWSTTHKHGVLLRTRVPRTEPVVDTVVPIFPGAAWHERETHEMFGVDFAGHADLRPLLLPPEFEGHPLRKEFVLAARVAKAWPGAKEPGESEAGTSKRAPMRPPGVPAPGEWGPA; encoded by the coding sequence ATGACCCCGGAGGAGATCGGAGCCCGGCTGACCGAGCTGGTCACCGGCGAGGCCTCCGTCTCGGGCGGCAACGACCACGCCCGGGCGACCGTCGACGTGCCGGCCGCCGGCTGGGCCGAGGCGGCTCGGGTCGCCCGCGACGACGCCGCGCTGGCCTGCGACTTCTTCGACTGGCTGTCCGCCGTCGACGAGCTCGACGAGGGCTTCGCGATCGTCGCCCACCTCTGGTCGACCACCCACAAGCACGGCGTGCTGCTGCGCACCCGGGTCCCGCGGACCGAGCCGGTGGTCGACACGGTCGTGCCGATCTTCCCGGGCGCCGCCTGGCACGAGCGCGAGACGCACGAGATGTTCGGCGTCGACTTCGCCGGCCACGCCGACCTGCGGCCGCTGCTGCTGCCGCCCGAGTTCGAGGGCCATCCGCTGCGCAAGGAGTTCGTGCTCGCGGCCCGGGTCGCCAAGGCCTGGCCGGGCGCCAAGGAGCCGGGGGAGAGCGAGGCCGGCACCAGCAAGCGGGCTCCGATGCGGCCGCCGGGCGTACCCGCTCCGGGTGAATGGGGGCCGGCCTGA
- a CDS encoding MGMT family protein yields the protein MDPEEYVEEVLAVVERIPAGRAMSYGAIADYLADRSGRSSARLVGSIMAKHGGSVPWHRVVAANGRVVPGHEGEALARHVAEATPLRNGRVDLSRAAWWPDER from the coding sequence GTGGACCCGGAGGAGTACGTGGAAGAGGTGCTCGCCGTGGTCGAACGCATCCCGGCGGGGCGGGCGATGTCCTACGGGGCGATCGCGGACTACCTGGCCGACCGCTCGGGCCGGTCCTCCGCCCGGCTCGTTGGTTCGATCATGGCCAAGCACGGCGGCAGCGTGCCCTGGCACCGCGTGGTGGCCGCCAACGGCCGCGTGGTGCCGGGCCACGAGGGAGAAGCCCTCGCGCGGCACGTCGCCGAGGCGACCCCGCTGCGCAACGGCCGCGTCGACCTCTCCCGCGCGGCCTGGTGGCCCGACGAGCGTTAG
- a CDS encoding 2-oxoglutarate and iron-dependent oxygenase domain-containing protein encodes MASTRLPVIDVGPLRSGTDPERVAREIESACRDTGFFYVTGHGVPAALLARMDAAARTFFALSEAEKMAIAMPHAGPAWRGYFPLGGELTAGRPDRKEGIYFGEELADGDPRAGLPLHGRNLFPAAVPELRAAVLDYVTALTGLAQDVMRGVARSLDLPADYFAAGYTRVPTVLFRIFHYPPQPPDTDEWGVGEHTDYGLLTLLAQDQNGGLSVRTPGGWVDAPPLPGTFVCNIGDMLERLTGGWYRSTVHRVRNVSGNERLSYPFFFDPDFSAEVPPLPGRARTTATGEPRWDGADPVAFTGTYGDYLTAKVAKVFPELFEATR; translated from the coding sequence ATGGCATCCACGAGGCTCCCCGTGATCGATGTAGGTCCACTGCGGTCGGGCACTGACCCGGAGCGCGTGGCCCGGGAGATCGAGTCGGCGTGCCGGGACACCGGGTTCTTCTACGTGACCGGCCACGGCGTGCCGGCCGCGCTGCTGGCCCGGATGGACGCGGCGGCCCGCACGTTCTTCGCGCTGAGCGAGGCCGAGAAGATGGCGATCGCGATGCCGCACGCCGGCCCGGCGTGGCGCGGATATTTCCCGCTCGGCGGCGAGCTGACCGCCGGCCGGCCGGACCGCAAGGAGGGCATCTACTTCGGCGAGGAGCTGGCCGACGGGGACCCGCGGGCGGGGCTGCCGCTGCACGGGCGCAACCTGTTCCCGGCCGCGGTCCCGGAGCTGCGGGCCGCGGTGCTCGACTACGTGACCGCGCTGACCGGGCTCGCCCAGGACGTCATGCGCGGCGTGGCCCGCAGCCTCGACCTGCCGGCCGACTACTTCGCCGCGGGCTACACGCGGGTGCCCACCGTGCTGTTCCGGATCTTCCACTACCCGCCGCAGCCGCCGGACACCGATGAGTGGGGCGTCGGCGAACACACCGACTACGGGCTGCTCACGCTCCTGGCGCAGGACCAGAACGGCGGCCTGTCCGTGCGTACGCCGGGCGGGTGGGTGGATGCGCCGCCGCTGCCCGGGACGTTCGTGTGCAACATCGGCGACATGCTCGAGCGGCTCACCGGCGGGTGGTACCGGTCGACCGTGCACCGGGTGCGCAACGTGAGCGGCAACGAGCGGCTCTCGTACCCGTTCTTCTTCGATCCGGACTTCAGCGCGGAGGTGCCGCCGCTGCCCGGCCGGGCGCGCACGACCGCGACCGGCGAGCCGCGCTGGGACGGCGCGGATCCGGTCGCGTTCACCGGCACCTACGGCGACTACCTGACCGCCAAGGTGGCCAAGGTCTTCCCCGAGCTGTTCGAGGCGACCCGCTAG
- a CDS encoding complex I subunit 1 family protein — translation MPLWLEVLVRVVGVVAAFLVLPLVVGQTEHKVMAHMQGRLGPMYAGAYHGWAQLIADGIKFVQKEDVTPAAADRAVFRLAPLVALVPYLLVLLVVPLGPGDLVGQNLDVGLFFVLAVLGVGVVAVLMSAWASANKYSLLGGLRGAAQLLGYELPMVLAAASVAMAAGTLSLTGIVEAWRPWWLLWQLPALVVFFVAGLAEIRRPPFDMPIADSELVFGYMTEYTGLRFAFFLLAEYVGIVVIAALTTVLFLGGWKGPFDDQLGWLWTLVKIFAVAFVVIWFRVAYPRLREDQLQRLCWLVLVPVSLGQLVLTAAVRVAL, via the coding sequence ATGCCACTCTGGCTCGAGGTCCTCGTGCGCGTGGTCGGCGTCGTCGCCGCGTTCCTGGTCCTCCCGCTGGTCGTCGGCCAGACCGAGCACAAGGTGATGGCGCACATGCAGGGCCGGCTCGGCCCGATGTACGCGGGCGCCTACCACGGCTGGGCCCAGCTGATCGCCGACGGCATCAAGTTCGTGCAGAAGGAAGACGTCACGCCGGCCGCCGCCGACCGTGCCGTGTTCCGGCTGGCCCCGCTCGTCGCGCTGGTGCCCTACCTGCTGGTGCTGCTCGTCGTGCCGCTCGGGCCGGGCGACCTGGTCGGGCAGAACCTCGACGTCGGCCTGTTCTTCGTGCTGGCCGTGCTCGGCGTCGGCGTGGTCGCGGTGCTCATGTCGGCCTGGGCCTCGGCCAACAAATACAGCCTGCTCGGCGGCCTGCGCGGCGCGGCCCAGCTGCTCGGCTACGAGCTGCCGATGGTGCTCGCCGCGGCCAGCGTCGCGATGGCGGCCGGCACGCTGAGCCTGACCGGCATCGTCGAGGCCTGGCGGCCGTGGTGGCTGCTCTGGCAGCTGCCGGCGCTGGTGGTGTTCTTCGTGGCCGGGCTCGCCGAGATCCGCCGGCCACCGTTCGACATGCCGATCGCCGACTCGGAGCTGGTGTTCGGCTACATGACCGAATACACCGGCCTGCGGTTCGCGTTCTTCCTGCTCGCGGAATACGTCGGCATCGTGGTGATCGCGGCGCTGACCACGGTGCTGTTCCTCGGCGGCTGGAAGGGCCCGTTCGACGACCAGCTCGGCTGGCTGTGGACCCTGGTCAAGATCTTCGCGGTCGCGTTCGTGGTGATCTGGTTCCGGGTCGCCTACCCGAGGCTGCGCGAGGACCAGCTCCAGCGGCTGTGCTGGCTCGTCCTGGTGCCCGTGTCGCTGGGCCAGCTGGTGCTCACCGCCGCCGTCCGGGTGGCGCTGTGA
- a CDS encoding helix-turn-helix domain-containing GNAT family N-acetyltransferase: MEPIARVRAFNRFYTRVIGVLGESLLDTPYSLAEARVLFELAQADRVEVVDLRRSLGLDAGYLSRVLGRFESDGLAERARSASDGRRQVVSLTAAGRAAARDLDARSRSDVGALLEPLPDGQRRRLLGAMDAIEQVLDPAAPPGLVVLRPPVAGDLGWIVRRHGELYAAAHGWDARFEAYVARIVGEFGTSPDPAREALWIAESDGVPVGSIMCARDDDETARLRVLLVEPAARGLGLGGRLVDECLRFARRAGYRRIVLSTYEAMAEARRIYQRAGFHLDRAEPVREFGADLIDESWSMDLVS; encoded by the coding sequence ATGGAACCGATCGCGCGCGTCCGGGCCTTCAACCGCTTCTACACCCGCGTGATCGGCGTGCTCGGAGAGAGCCTGCTGGACACGCCCTACTCGCTGGCCGAGGCCCGGGTGCTGTTCGAGCTCGCGCAGGCCGACCGGGTCGAGGTCGTCGACCTGCGGCGCTCGCTGGGTCTCGACGCCGGCTACCTCAGCCGGGTGCTGGGCCGGTTCGAGAGCGACGGGCTCGCCGAGCGGGCCCGATCGGCCAGCGACGGCCGGCGGCAGGTCGTGTCGCTCACCGCGGCCGGCCGGGCCGCCGCCCGCGATCTCGACGCCCGCTCCCGCTCCGACGTCGGCGCGCTGCTCGAACCGCTGCCCGACGGCCAGCGCCGCCGGCTGCTCGGCGCGATGGACGCGATCGAGCAGGTGCTCGACCCGGCGGCGCCGCCCGGGCTCGTGGTGCTCCGCCCGCCGGTCGCCGGCGACCTGGGCTGGATCGTGCGCCGGCACGGCGAGCTCTACGCGGCGGCGCACGGCTGGGACGCCCGCTTCGAGGCCTACGTCGCCCGGATCGTCGGCGAGTTCGGCACCAGCCCCGACCCGGCCCGCGAGGCGCTCTGGATCGCCGAGTCCGACGGCGTGCCGGTCGGCTCGATCATGTGCGCGCGCGACGACGACGAGACCGCCCGCCTGCGGGTCCTGCTGGTCGAGCCGGCCGCCCGCGGGCTCGGGCTCGGCGGGCGCCTCGTCGACGAGTGTCTGCGCTTCGCCCGTCGGGCCGGCTACCGCCGGATCGTGCTGAGCACCTACGAGGCGATGGCCGAGGCACGCCGGATCTACCAGCGGGCGGGCTTCCACCTCGACCGCGCCGAGCCCGTCCGCGAGTTCGGCGCCGACCTGATCGACGAGTCCTGGTCGATGGACCTCGTCAGTTGA